The Schistocerca serialis cubense isolate TAMUIC-IGC-003099 chromosome 10, iqSchSeri2.2, whole genome shotgun sequence genome includes a region encoding these proteins:
- the LOC126425097 gene encoding cuticle protein 65 isoform X5 yields MKVLAIVVLALATVAFAEEEKKQEKRGLLGLGYGGYGGYGGYGGYGHGLALAAAPAAIAAPAIAHAPAVAVAAAPAIAHAPAVAVAPAIAHAPAAVSTVSQVSYGTTHYAPAVAKVAAPMAVAAPAIAAAPAIGLGYGYGHGLGYGHGLGLGYAAAAPAVSLGYGGYGHGLSLGYGHH; encoded by the exons GCTATCGTAGTGCTGGCTCTGGCCACAGTAGCGTTTGCTGAGGAGGAGAAGAAGCAGGAGAAGCGAGGCCTGCTGGGTCTGGGATACGGAGGCTACGGAGGATATGGAGGATACGGAGGCTACGGACACGGCCTGGCCctggccgccgcccccgcagccatcGCCGCCCCCGCCATCGCGCACGCCCCCGcagtcgccgtcgccgccgcccccgccatcgcTCACGCGCCCGCAGTCGCCGTTGCCCCAGCCATTGCCCACGCCCCCGCTGCCGTCTCCACCGTCTCACAG GTGAGCTACGGCACGACTCACTACGCCCCGGCAGTGGCTAAGGTGGCCGCCCCCATGGCAGTCGCCGCCCCCGCCATCGCTGCCGCCCCCGCCATCGGCCTGGGCTACGGTTACGGACACGGCCTGGGCTACGGACACGGACTCGGTCTGGGctacgccgccgccgcccccgccgtcagCCTGGGATACGGAGGATACGGACACGGTCTGAGCCTCGGCTACGGACACCATTAG